One part of the Clostridium thermosuccinogenes genome encodes these proteins:
- a CDS encoding type I restriction-modification system subunit M codes for MINFQDKVNFIWSIAELLRGPYKKEQYGDVILPMAVLRRFDCVLAATKDEVLEKYEALKKSGLQNMDPVLNRISKQEFNNTSKYDFEKLLAEPDDIANNLRNYINGFSKNAREIIEHFDFDKQITKLNDNNLLYLVVSEFNKIDLHPDKVSNTEMGYIFEELIRRFSEHAEAGDHYTPREVIRLMVNILLNEDNEELTQPGLVVTVYDCCAGTGGMLSVAEQYLKELNPGIQVELFGQEINPQSFSICKSDMLIKGQNADNIILGDSFTEDGHRGRTFRYMLTNPPFGVEWKKAEKFIREEYEKEGYNGRFGAGLPRISDGSLLFLQHLISKMKQDEKGSRIAIIFNGSPLFTGDAGSGESEIRRWIIENDMLEGIIALPDQLFYNTGISTYIWIVTNRKNNDPMKGPVRTGKIQLVNAVDFYQKMRKSLGNKRNEITEEQIKEITRIYGEFKENEYCKIFDNEDFGYQKIVIERPLRLNFQVTEERINNLYNETAFSNLAKSKKKGTAGLKEIEKGRKLQQQIIETLKTMDSTILYKNRDEFTKVLKKAFKDSDIKLDSALLKAILSAISEKDETADICVDSNGNPEPDPDLRDTENVPLKEDIYEYFKREVKPHVPDAWIDETKTKIGYEIPFTRHFYKYQPLRPSEEIMREIIELEKSISEKLKKVMGE; via the coding sequence TTGATTAACTTTCAAGATAAAGTTAATTTTATATGGAGTATAGCAGAACTTTTAAGAGGCCCCTATAAAAAAGAACAATACGGAGATGTGATTCTCCCAATGGCCGTACTCAGGAGGTTTGACTGTGTCCTTGCAGCAACTAAAGATGAAGTATTAGAAAAGTATGAAGCCTTAAAGAAGTCAGGGCTCCAAAACATGGACCCTGTTTTAAATAGAATATCAAAGCAGGAATTCAATAACACCAGTAAATATGATTTTGAAAAATTATTGGCTGAGCCTGATGATATCGCAAATAATTTAAGGAATTATATTAATGGTTTTTCTAAAAACGCCAGAGAAATTATAGAACACTTTGATTTTGACAAGCAGATTACAAAACTTAATGACAACAACCTGCTTTATCTCGTGGTATCTGAGTTTAATAAGATAGACTTACATCCTGATAAGGTAAGCAATACCGAAATGGGGTACATATTTGAAGAACTGATAAGGAGATTTTCCGAACACGCAGAGGCAGGAGACCACTATACCCCTCGTGAGGTTATCAGGCTTATGGTGAATATTCTCCTGAATGAAGATAACGAGGAATTAACGCAGCCAGGGCTTGTTGTAACTGTTTACGACTGCTGTGCGGGGACGGGAGGAATGCTTTCAGTTGCAGAGCAGTACCTGAAAGAATTAAACCCAGGAATACAGGTTGAATTATTTGGGCAGGAGATAAATCCCCAATCCTTTAGCATCTGCAAATCCGACATGCTTATAAAAGGACAAAACGCAGATAACATCATTTTAGGCGACAGTTTTACTGAAGATGGACACAGGGGAAGAACCTTTAGGTACATGCTTACCAATCCGCCCTTCGGTGTGGAATGGAAGAAAGCGGAGAAATTTATTCGTGAAGAATATGAAAAAGAAGGGTATAACGGCAGATTCGGTGCTGGGCTTCCCAGAATATCCGATGGTTCCCTTTTATTCCTGCAGCACTTAATATCTAAAATGAAACAGGATGAAAAAGGCAGCCGTATTGCTATTATCTTTAATGGCTCGCCATTGTTTACGGGGGACGCAGGTTCAGGTGAATCGGAAATAAGGCGCTGGATAATTGAAAATGACATGCTGGAAGGTATTATTGCATTGCCTGACCAGTTATTCTATAACACGGGTATTTCTACCTACATATGGATAGTTACCAATCGTAAAAATAATGACCCAATGAAGGGGCCTGTAAGGACGGGTAAAATACAGTTGGTTAATGCAGTAGATTTCTATCAAAAAATGAGAAAAAGCCTTGGAAATAAGAGAAATGAAATCACTGAAGAGCAGATAAAAGAAATTACCAGGATATACGGTGAATTTAAGGAGAACGAATACTGCAAGATTTTTGATAATGAAGATTTCGGATATCAGAAGATAGTTATAGAAAGACCTTTAAGGCTTAATTTTCAGGTAACTGAAGAAAGAATTAATAATTTATATAATGAAACAGCCTTTAGTAATCTTGCAAAGTCTAAGAAAAAGGGAACAGCAGGGCTAAAAGAAATAGAAAAAGGTAGGAAACTACAACAGCAAATAATAGAAACCTTAAAAACAATGGACTCTACTATTTTGTATAAAAATAGAGATGAATTTACAAAAGTGCTGAAGAAGGCTTTTAAAGACAGTGATATTAAACTGGATAGTGCACTTTTAAAGGCTATCCTGTCTGCCATTTCCGAAAAAGATGAAACAGCGGATATTTGTGTGGACAGCAATGGCAATCCTGAACCAGACCCAGACCTGAGGGATACTGAAAACGTACCTTTGAAAGAAGATATATATGAGTATTTTAAACGGGAAGTAAAACCCCACGTGCCCGATGCCTGGATAGATGAAACTAAGACTAAAATTGGATATGAAATACCTTTTACAAGGCATTTTTATAAATACCAGCCCCTCAGACCTTCTGAAGAGATTATGAGAGAGATAATAGAGTTGGAAAAGAGCATTTCAGAGAAGTTGAAGAAGGTGATGGGTGAATGA
- a CDS encoding DNA sulfur modification protein DndB, producing the protein MAEYVFRDVNQIGEKEYQTIIDGQELAEMWRDGIITYNPEIQRGTKVKRGKDNTETEVAVYSKANVKKIYESMLSGQYFTDMITLNVLEDGNEEVELDDEGNLNVSGEINISDGQHRIRALAMILEGNEKGDLAFDLSELKFPVKITNYDVQTAQQQFHQFSQGLKISSSRAEYFNQTGLANIIVRELMKNSDLAGRVEVVRNSISKNDERHIVTFATLVNAIEIVYKDLETRVQAMELAKYLSEFFNELINLIPELHNYEKRAQSKETSLTGENFMFYGYVAISKVLREKENWKEYLPLINELDLSKGSKQWYGDVIKRGKEKGYTIVNNNESRKTFANKIEKMFKKLLNEKTA; encoded by the coding sequence ATGGCGGAATATGTGTTCAGGGATGTAAACCAGATAGGCGAAAAGGAATACCAGACAATAATTGATGGACAGGAATTGGCAGAGATGTGGAGGGATGGGATAATAACATATAACCCAGAGATTCAGAGAGGAACAAAGGTTAAAAGGGGAAAGGACAACACGGAAACGGAGGTTGCTGTATACAGCAAAGCCAATGTGAAAAAAATTTATGAATCCATGTTAAGTGGGCAGTATTTCACTGACATGATTACATTAAATGTACTTGAAGATGGCAATGAAGAAGTTGAACTTGACGATGAAGGTAACCTTAATGTTAGTGGCGAAATAAACATCTCCGATGGACAGCACAGAATCAGGGCTTTGGCTATGATTCTCGAAGGAAATGAAAAAGGGGATTTAGCCTTTGATTTATCTGAACTTAAATTCCCTGTTAAAATCACTAATTATGATGTTCAAACTGCACAGCAGCAGTTCCACCAGTTCTCCCAAGGACTCAAAATCAGTTCCAGCAGGGCTGAGTATTTTAATCAAACGGGCCTTGCGAATATCATTGTAAGAGAATTGATGAAAAACAGCGACCTGGCTGGCAGGGTGGAAGTGGTGAGAAATTCCATATCGAAGAACGATGAGCGACACATTGTAACCTTTGCTACCCTTGTAAATGCTATAGAGATAGTTTACAAAGATTTAGAGACAAGGGTTCAGGCGATGGAACTTGCAAAGTATCTATCGGAATTTTTCAACGAACTTATAAACCTTATTCCTGAACTTCACAACTACGAAAAGAGGGCACAGAGCAAAGAGACATCGCTGACGGGAGAAAACTTTATGTTTTACGGGTATGTGGCGATAAGCAAAGTTCTAAGGGAGAAGGAGAATTGGAAAGAGTATTTGCCATTAATTAATGAACTAGATTTATCAAAAGGCTCTAAGCAGTGGTACGGAGATGTTATTAAAAGAGGAAAGGAAAAGGGGTATACTATAGTAAATAACAATGAAAGCAGAAAAACATTTGCTAATAAGATTGAAAAGATGTTTAAAAAGTTACTAAATGAAAAAACAGCGTGA
- a CDS encoding HNH endonuclease gives MLDNNYYVYKKEVDWSVLQQGVSIPVTIQVVFQNTINKFLPRGKSKDIYLVLEGLTYKARLVNQKFDERKYPNRKDILQIRYHPQSEIAERLRSIFAASYRYILEQRNSLPENQRKFIKVPEEIKEYLAIYTTEYPDTYLLECITQEDTRIIKETMVHEDEQEYEASINYNTVDPNATIAAVNQIVKIRKLNRAIGESLKLLYNYRCQICGENISARYGVNVVESHHINPFVESLNNNSENQVIICPNHHRIIHRARPVFDRRKLIFVYHNGVEERIILNRHLQ, from the coding sequence ATGCTTGATAACAACTATTATGTATACAAAAAAGAAGTGGACTGGTCGGTGCTGCAGCAGGGTGTAAGCATTCCAGTAACCATACAGGTAGTTTTCCAAAATACTATAAATAAGTTTTTGCCAAGAGGCAAGTCTAAAGATATTTATCTGGTATTGGAAGGACTGACTTATAAGGCAAGGCTTGTAAACCAGAAATTCGATGAGAGAAAATATCCTAATAGAAAAGATATACTGCAAATAAGGTATCATCCACAAAGTGAGATTGCGGAAAGACTTAGAAGCATTTTTGCTGCAAGTTACAGGTATATATTAGAGCAGAGGAATAGCCTGCCTGAAAATCAACGCAAATTCATTAAAGTTCCTGAAGAAATAAAGGAATACCTGGCTATATATACAACAGAGTATCCAGATACATATCTACTTGAATGTATTACGCAGGAGGATACAAGGATAATAAAGGAAACAATGGTTCATGAAGATGAGCAGGAATATGAAGCAAGTATTAACTATAACACTGTTGACCCTAATGCTACTATTGCTGCAGTGAACCAAATAGTAAAGATTCGTAAACTTAACAGGGCAATAGGAGAAAGCCTGAAACTTCTTTATAATTACCGCTGCCAGATATGTGGAGAGAATATTAGTGCAAGATATGGAGTCAATGTTGTTGAATCGCACCATATAAACCCATTTGTTGAATCACTCAATAATAATTCAGAAAATCAGGTTATTATTTGTCCTAATCATCATCGGATTATTCATAGGGCAAGACCTGTTTTTGACAGGAGAAAACTAATATTTGTTTATCATAATGGAGTAGAAGAAAGGATTATATTGAACCGACATTTGCAGTAA
- a CDS encoding DUF4829 domain-containing protein, with product MEIKELKGFNNEPGVLEYQVKVDFDFKKLITADDGVWPRFIILKKESEKSGWRIDGVGTGP from the coding sequence TTGGAGATAAAAGAGTTAAAGGGATTTAACAATGAGCCAGGGGTGTTGGAGTATCAGGTTAAAGTTGATTTTGATTTTAAAAAACTAATAACAGCAGATGATGGAGTCTGGCCAAGATTTATTATATTGAAGAAAGAATCTGAAAAAAGCGGCTGGAGGATTGACGGTGTTGGTACGGGACCGTGA
- a CDS encoding transposase yields the protein MSVVLDIIEPLGDVSLWCQDETSKRLESNNFYSWSPVGKPTEIECNGCHKGINIIGATEVLNHMGFVYDVYSKKEGSLTAAHVVKYMERLLDYDKARGISTTFVQWDNSPIHKGPLIQEFVEAHKSDLIVLHQPPYSPHLNPQEEMWHWMKNFIAQASAVKNEQELLHLVNRFEAYIKAHPDEVRHRLYARNYFP from the coding sequence ATGTCAGTTGTATTGGATATAATTGAGCCTTTAGGAGATGTCTCCCTGTGGTGTCAGGATGAAACCAGTAAAAGGCTCGAATCCAACAACTTTTATTCCTGGAGTCCTGTAGGCAAACCTACAGAAATTGAGTGTAACGGCTGTCATAAGGGCATCAATATCATTGGAGCTACGGAAGTACTGAATCATATGGGTTTTGTGTACGATGTATACTCCAAAAAAGAAGGCTCTTTGACAGCAGCTCATGTGGTCAAATATATGGAGCGTTTACTGGACTATGATAAAGCAAGAGGGATTTCTACCACCTTTGTCCAGTGGGATAATTCTCCGATTCATAAAGGCCCTTTGATACAAGAGTTTGTTGAGGCTCATAAAAGTGATTTAATAGTGTTGCATCAACCTCCTTATTCTCCACACCTGAATCCTCAAGAGGAGATGTGGCACTGGATGAAAAACTTTATTGCACAAGCCTCTGCTGTAAAGAACGAACAGGAACTATTGCATTTAGTAAATCGTTTTGAGGCATATATTAAAGCTCATCCTGATGAGGTTAGGCATCGGCTATATGCCCGGAACTACTTTCCATGA
- a CDS encoding stage V sporulation protein S has product MNIQVLKVAGNSSVNSVSDKIIQHAVNDGIVHVDCIGVKATYTAVRAIILATEYLVKEGYKFNLRPYYTEVDVQDNDKMVQKTAIRWTIVAKKK; this is encoded by the coding sequence ATGAATATACAGGTTTTAAAAGTCGCTGGAAACAGCAGCGTTAATTCTGTTTCGGACAAAATAATCCAACACGCTGTGAACGATGGAATAGTGCATGTAGACTGCATAGGGGTAAAAGCAACTTACACAGCCGTAAGGGCGATAATATTGGCAACAGAGTATCTGGTAAAGGAAGGCTACAAATTTAATTTGCGCCCTTATTATACGGAAGTGGATGTACAGGATAATGACAAAATGGTACAAAAAACTGCCATACGCTGGACTATAGTTGCAAAGAAAAAATAA
- a CDS encoding DEAD/DEAH box helicase produces MMNLTEEALKIIMDLGDKNIFVIKTCDFSLYYSILDELKNNTLFYVPNTEIKYRSFKELYESTDNLLIDYIYNLRTKSIILLYEQFIQIIEKIDFKIINSSIIVLNNNIERYKFLPINEEKVINKIATTDINEIQDEEIDYMLEYYDDIRVDRYGDTQRVIIDYKDKNIFENLSVEEINLVDTTRALSIQRKKYGDYVSDNSVEKCLIYLAQDLKIYINKEYYNRLQSDILLKEFYNSSYNQVCVIANPEHFDSLPMYLNAWCRIFKNIILVEYDIDTNISYEQTYDIDLLLKKYWNSNKFREYCIYDIYSNKYQVKKITQKEIIMQILSQYVKSKSGNSNEWKDIFFIASTGAGKSLLYQLPSIILNDENRITIVVSPLKALMKDQLQTMHEKGLTYATYINSDVSYSEQIERLEGIKNGKYSLIYVSPEFLQKYSSAKYLVGDRKIGL; encoded by the coding sequence ATGATGAACTTAACTGAAGAGGCTTTAAAAATAATTATGGATTTGGGTGATAAAAATATATTTGTCATAAAAACTTGTGATTTTAGTTTATATTATAGTATTCTAGATGAATTAAAAAATAACACGTTATTTTATGTTCCCAATACAGAAATTAAATACAGGAGTTTTAAAGAACTATATGAAAGTACAGACAATTTGTTAATAGATTATATATATAACTTAAGGACAAAGAGTATTATTTTGTTGTATGAACAATTTATTCAGATAATTGAAAAGATTGATTTCAAAATAATTAACAGTAGTATAATAGTGCTTAATAATAATATTGAACGCTATAAATTTTTGCCTATAAACGAAGAAAAAGTTATAAATAAAATTGCTACTACAGATATCAACGAAATCCAAGATGAAGAAATAGATTATATGCTTGAATATTATGATGATATAAGAGTCGACAGATATGGTGATACACAAAGAGTTATTATAGATTACAAAGATAAAAATATTTTTGAAAATTTAAGTGTAGAGGAAATTAACTTGGTAGATACAACCCGTGCCTTATCTATACAACGTAAAAAATATGGAGATTATGTGAGTGATAATAGTGTAGAAAAATGCTTAATTTATTTAGCACAGGATTTAAAAATATATATTAATAAAGAGTATTATAACAGACTTCAAAGTGATATATTATTGAAGGAATTCTATAATAGTTCATATAATCAAGTTTGCGTAATTGCAAATCCTGAACATTTTGATTCGTTACCTATGTATCTTAATGCATGGTGTAGAATTTTTAAAAATATTATACTAGTGGAATATGATATTGATACTAATATATCTTATGAACAAACATATGATATTGATTTATTATTAAAAAAATATTGGAATAGTAATAAATTCCGAGAGTACTGTATTTATGATATTTATTCAAATAAGTATCAAGTAAAAAAAATTACACAGAAAGAAATTATAATGCAAATTCTATCACAATATGTAAAATCTAAAAGCGGCAATAGTAATGAATGGAAAGATATTTTTTTTATTGCTTCAACTGGAGCAGGTAAGTCATTGCTATATCAACTACCTTCAATTATTTTAAATGATGAAAATAGAATTACTATTGTAGTTTCTCCTTTAAAAGCGTTAATGAAAGACCAATTACAGACTATGCATGAAAAAGGGTTAACTTATGCTACATATATAAATTCAGATGTTTCGTATTCGGAACAGATAGAAAGACTTGAAGGAATAAAAAATGGAAAATATTCCTTGATATATGTGTCTCCTGAATTTTTACAAAAGTATTCCAGTGCTAAATATCTTGTTGGTGATAGAAAAATAGGATTATAG
- a CDS encoding aspartyl-phosphate phosphatase Spo0E family protein produces MFCKSIPIKSNNIKQELQEINNSIEVMREKLNKKVNECLKPDKETIEISQQLDMLIRDYYLKSIKINKND; encoded by the coding sequence ATGTTTTGCAAAAGTATACCGATAAAATCTAATAATATCAAGCAGGAATTACAGGAAATTAATAATTCAATAGAAGTTATGAGGGAAAAACTTAATAAAAAGGTTAATGAATGCTTAAAACCAGACAAAGAAACTATCGAAATAAGCCAGCAATTAGACATGCTTATACGGGATTATTATTTAAAAAGCATTAAGATTAATAAAAATGATTAA
- a CDS encoding helix-turn-helix domain-containing protein, with amino-acid sequence MGRKCVEVKSLYGLTIDDLNLIANSSDSNYTRDVVKAVIMRHKGIHTQVIADTLSKCNATIVSYINNWNDSGIACIADLRGGNIESTVTDEMVEDIRNIVTSKSPHEFGYEQNRWNAKLLVRYVEDHWGKEYSDTWIRKILANLGFSYKRGVYKPSKGDPKLQESFKKNVSCIGYN; translated from the coding sequence ATGGGTAGAAAATGTGTTGAGGTTAAATCACTTTATGGATTAACGATAGATGACTTAAATTTAATAGCCAATAGTTCTGACAGTAATTATACCAGAGACGTCGTCAAAGCTGTAATCATGAGGCATAAGGGTATCCATACGCAGGTTATTGCAGATACCTTGAGTAAATGTAACGCAACCATTGTGTCATATATCAACAACTGGAACGATAGCGGTATTGCTTGCATCGCCGACCTGCGGGGCGGCAATATTGAAAGTACTGTCACCGATGAAATGGTAGAGGATATCCGCAATATAGTTACCAGTAAGAGTCCTCATGAGTTCGGCTATGAACAAAACCGGTGGAACGCCAAGTTGTTAGTCAGGTATGTAGAAGACCACTGGGGAAAAGAATATTCCGACACCTGGATCCGTAAAATACTGGCTAATCTTGGTTTCTCGTACAAAAGGGGTGTTTATAAACCGAGCAAGGGAGACCCAAAGCTTCAGGAAAGCTTTAAAAAAAATGTCAGTTGTATTGGATATAATTGA
- a CDS encoding helicase-related protein — protein sequence MQFPILALTATAVWGGEFDTLNEIIGYLNLMPDPIIYYTDIKRTNVDIEIKKVNVTGNYRETKIKMTIDEITKIVKEGKKAIVYFPWKSQIKDIYIRLSEDIQSKVAIYTGDTKGEEGEEIISKFKSGEYIVVLATKAFGMGIDISDIEIVYHHAIPGNLADYSQEIGRAGRNREIRGKAYTLFNQKDFQYWRILKGISRPTQWELKLIVNKLYDEFKYGKKKRLQKLLPLDTFSFVFNENEVDNTEQKIRTALFLIEKDFFKRFGWNIISVYPRDEFGNYYCTVDDGNKDEFINKYGKYVREICNIEDNIRFSRDKYYLCKDIGNILEIDLKKLWEEKYYDKNYRSIKYLFFNNKLFEDFSVIPRIYTKIELQSSKEKVLGQLEYALNIIATALQTQDKFTKNELEKSLRRVVRDDYGLDDKEIINKLLHICTTFLYMEVGSNNYSHKMIIRKRDEGNEYIYIAPRLKISLGLQNIIKIFNNRFEDGEIFEKFLVPPYIGNSIYTCETLDLAYILETMGLASFIINGGHMPYVNIVVNSVDKLATAYYKNQLLMDMRTRDDNEIKIVERFINTDKNKWDYIEDYFLGRLNI from the coding sequence ATGCAATTTCCAATTTTAGCATTAACGGCAACTGCAGTGTGGGGTGGAGAATTTGATACACTAAATGAAATAATAGGATATTTAAACCTTATGCCAGACCCTATCATCTATTATACAGATATTAAAAGAACAAATGTAGATATAGAAATAAAAAAAGTAAATGTTACTGGGAATTACCGTGAAACCAAAATAAAAATGACTATTGATGAAATCACTAAGATAGTAAAGGAAGGAAAGAAAGCAATAGTATACTTTCCGTGGAAAAGCCAAATTAAAGATATTTATATTAGACTTTCAGAAGATATTCAATCTAAAGTAGCAATTTATACTGGTGACACAAAGGGAGAAGAAGGTGAAGAAATTATTTCAAAGTTTAAGTCTGGAGAATATATAGTTGTTCTTGCAACGAAAGCCTTTGGCATGGGTATAGATATATCTGATATTGAAATAGTATATCATCATGCGATACCTGGAAATTTGGCTGATTATTCCCAAGAAATTGGACGAGCGGGCAGGAATCGAGAAATTAGAGGAAAAGCCTATACTCTATTTAATCAAAAAGATTTTCAATATTGGAGAATTCTTAAAGGAATTTCTCGTCCTACACAATGGGAGTTAAAACTTATAGTTAATAAATTATATGATGAGTTTAAATATGGTAAGAAAAAACGTCTACAAAAGTTATTGCCTTTAGATACTTTTTCATTTGTTTTTAACGAAAATGAAGTAGATAATACCGAGCAAAAAATAAGGACAGCATTATTTTTAATAGAAAAAGATTTTTTTAAAAGATTTGGTTGGAATATAATTAGCGTCTACCCAAGAGATGAATTTGGTAACTATTACTGTACAGTAGATGACGGTAATAAAGATGAATTTATAAATAAATATGGAAAATATGTTAGAGAAATTTGCAATATAGAAGACAATATTAGATTTTCAAGAGATAAATACTATTTGTGCAAAGATATTGGTAATATTCTCGAAATTGATTTAAAGAAGTTATGGGAAGAGAAATACTATGATAAAAACTATAGGTCTATTAAGTATCTGTTTTTTAACAATAAACTCTTTGAAGATTTTTCGGTCATACCAAGGATTTATACAAAAATAGAACTTCAGAGTTCTAAAGAAAAGGTACTAGGGCAACTTGAATATGCATTGAATATAATTGCGACAGCACTTCAAACGCAGGATAAGTTTACAAAGAATGAATTGGAAAAGTCTCTGAGAAGGGTAGTAAGAGATGATTATGGGTTAGATGACAAGGAAATTATCAATAAACTTCTACATATATGTACTACTTTTCTTTACATGGAAGTTGGAAGTAATAACTATTCTCATAAGATGATTATACGTAAAAGAGATGAAGGCAATGAATATATTTATATTGCTCCAAGACTTAAAATTTCGTTAGGATTACAAAACATTATTAAGATATTTAATAATAGGTTCGAAGATGGGGAAATATTTGAAAAGTTTTTAGTTCCACCATATATTGGAAACTCTATTTATACTTGCGAGACATTGGATTTAGCATATATACTAGAAACTATGGGATTAGCAAGTTTTATTATCAATGGTGGTCATATGCCATATGTTAACATTGTTGTAAACTCGGTTGATAAGTTAGCCACGGCATACTATAAAAATCAATTATTGATGGATATGCGAACAAGGGATGACAATGAAATCAAGATAGTCGAAAGATTTATCAATACAGATAAGAATAAATGGGATTATATTGAAGATTACTTTTTAGGAAGATTAAATATATAA